The Janthinobacterium tructae genome contains the following window.
AGGCCCGGTAATTCGTAGGTCCACAGGTTGATGCGCGCGTACAGGTCTTCGCGGAAGCTGCCGGCAGCCACCTCTTTACCCAGGTCGCGGTTGGTGCCGGCGATCAGCTGGAAGTCGCTTTGCACTTCCGTATCGGCACCGACGGGGAAAAAGCGCTTTTCCTCGATGGCTTTCAGCAGCATCGCCTGCTCGTCGAGTCCCAGCTCACCGATTTCGTCGAGAAACAGCAATCCCTTGTGTGCGCTGCGCAGCAAGCCTGGCCGATCCGCTCCCGCGCCCGTGAAGGCGCCCTTGATATGGCCGAACAGAGTGGAAGCGGCGCCATCGCCATGCAAGGTGGCGCAATTGAGGTCGATGAATTTTCCGTCGATCTGGTGGCGTGATTTTTTCAGCTCATACACGCGGCGCGCGAGGAAGGATTTTCCTGCGCCGGTCGGCCCCATCAGCAGCATGGGGGCTTTCGATTTGATGGCGACTCGCTCGATTTCCTCGATCATCCCGTTGAACTTCGCATTGCGCGTGGCGATGCCGGACTTCAGGAAGGCCACGCCTTCGGCCTGTTCGCGCGTAAAACGCTGGGCGATCTGGTCGTAGCGCGACAGATCGAGGTCGATCAATGCGTAGCTGCCGGGATTGCCGGCAGCCTGGCGCCTGGGCGGCGACGTTTGCACGAGGCGGCCCGGAAAATAGCGTGCTTCCGTCATCAGGAACATGCAGATCTGCACCACGTGGCTGCCGGTGGTGATGTGGATCCAATAGTCTTCCTTGTCCGGATCGAACGGGTAGTTGTTGGCAAAATCGTAGAGGGCGCCGTACACGTTCTCGAAGTCCCAGGCATCGCTGATGGGTAGTTCGTGGGCGATCAGCCTGGTTTCAGGCGAGACGCTGGCGATATCCTGCGATACCTGGCGTACCAGATTGTCAAACTGGCTGCCCGCGTACAGCAGTTCGAAGCGGTCGATGATCTTGTCCTCATGCTGGGTCAGGGCGATGCTGGGGCGCCACTTTTCCCAGCGTGCCGCTCCCCTGCCATTGTCGAGCTGCGTGCCGAGAAAGCCGATGACGACGGTGCGTTTTGCTTGCATAAATTGGATAAATATTTATCTAAAAAGATAATTATAGTTTAGATTGTAATGCGCAGGAACTTGCTCGGCAGAACATGCATTTAAATATTATTTAATTAAATCAATGGGTTATATGTATCTTGGGTGAAATATTAAAAGCTGGCACAGCGCTTGCAATAGAGAGTGTAGCAACGAGATGAAAGTAGAGAGCAGGGAGGAACGAAAATGGCCAGTACCTACCTCCAGAGCCGATACGTCGGCAGACGTTTTACCAAGCCTTGTCATCACCCCTTATAAAATAGAAGAAAAGAAGCAGATGAAAAACGAAGAATACGAAGTCCTGCATACCGAAGGCAGCCGTCCCATCAAAATGTGGACCCGTGGCGTGCCCGTCGAAGAAGCGGCTAAAAAACAATTGCGCAACACGGCGGCCCTGCCGTTCATTTACAAGCATATCGCCGTCATGCCCGACGTCCACCTGGGTAAAGGGTCGACCATCGGCAGCGTGATTCCCACCCTGGGTGCGGTGATTCCGGCGGCGGTGGGCGTGGATATCGGTTGCGGCATGATGGCGGCGAAAACCACGCTGACGGCCAGCGACTTGCCCGATAACCTGGGACCACTGCGCAGTGCCATCGAACGCGCCATTCCGCACGGGATGTCGCCGAAGACGCGCGGCCACCGTGGCCGCGACGAAGGTTCCTGGCAGACGCCGCCATCGGTAGTTGATGCGGCATGGCTGCAATTGAAGGATGAATTCGATGCCATCTGCCTGAAAACGCCGAAGCTGAAAAATACGAATCACTACCGCCACCTGGGAACTTTGGGCAGCGGTAACCACTTCATCGAAGTGTGCCTCGACGAGCAGGGCTCTGTGTGGTTCATGCTGCATTCCGGCTCGCGCGGCGTGGGCAATGCCATCGGCACCCATTTCATCGAACTGGCCAAGCAGGATATGCGCACGCACTTCATCAACCTGCCCGACCAGGACCTGGCTTACCTGGCCGAAGGTACGCAGCATTACGACGATTACGTGGAAGCGGTGGGCTGGGCGCAGCGTTTTGCGCGCAACAACCGCGAAGTGATGATGCAGAACCTGATCGCGGCCGTGCGCACGGTCATCCATAAACCGTTCCAGACGCATGTGGAAGCCGTCAACTGCCACCATAACTATGTGCAGAAGGAACACCACTTCGGCAAGGACGTGCTGGTCACGCGCAAGGGGGCCGTGTCGGCCCGTGCCGGCGAGCTGGGAATCATTCCCGGATCCATGGGCGCGAAGAGTTTTATCGTGCGCGGCAAGGGCAATGCGGAGAGTTTTCATAGCTGCAGCCACGGTGCGGGACGCACGATGAGTCGCACGGAAGCGAAGCGGCGCTTCAACCTGGCCGACCAGATCCGCGCCACCGAGGGCGTGGAATGCCGCAAGGATGAAAATGTGATCGATGAAATTCCGATGGCCTACAAGGATATCGATGCGGTGATGCTGGCGCAGCGCGAGCTGGTCGATGTGGTGCATATCCTGAAGCAGGTCGTGTGCGTCAAAGGTTAAGAGAGAGAAAGCAGAGATGATAGAAATTGATGGAGCGCAAGGTGAAGGCGGCGGACAGATTTTGCGTTCGGCGCTGAGCCTGTCCATGATCACGGGGCAGCCGTTCCGGCTGATTAACATCCGCGCGGGACGGGACAAGCCCGGCTTGCTGCGCCAGCATCTGCTGGCCGTGCAGGCTGCAGCCGCCATTTGCGGGGCGCGCACGACGCCGGTGGCGCTGCGTGCAACCAGCCTGGAATTCGTGCCGGGGACAATTCGTAGCGGCGAATACCGCTTTGCCATCGGCAGCGCCGGCAGCTGCACCCTGGTGTTGCAAACCTTGCTGCCGGCCCTGCTGCATGCGGATGGGCCGACCACCGTGCGCATCAGTGGCGGCACGCACAATGCCATGGCGCCGCCCGTGCATTTCCTGCAGCGCGCGTATGGCCGTGTTCTGGAGCAGATGGGCGCCGAGGTAGAGATGACGCAACAGCGCTATGGTTTTCATCCCGCAGGCGGCGGCGAGGTGCTGGCCACCGTGCAACCGTGCCAGCGCTTGCGGCCCATTTCACTGCTGCAGCGCGGCGAACGGAAGGCCGGGTATGCGGAAAGCGTGGTGGCGGGCGTGCATGTAAACGTAGCGCAGCGCGAGCTCGAGCGTGTCGCCGACGGCATGGGCTGGAGCGGCAAGCAGCTGCGCCTCGTCGGCTTGCCGGCGGAGCAGGGACCGGGCAACGTCCTGTTGCTGACATTGGAACATGAGCACGTCACGGAAGTATTTACGTCGTTCGGTGAAAAATCCTTGCTGGCCGAAACGGTTGCCAAGCGCCTGTTGAACGAGGTGCGCGCCTATCTCAAGACGGACGCGGCAGTCGGCGAGCACCTGGCCGACCAGCTCTTGCTGCCGATGGCGCTGGCCGGTGGCGGTAGCTTCAGTTGCAGCAAGGTGTCGCAGCATGCGCTGACGAATGCGGAGGTAATTGCCCGATTTTTGCCCGTGCGTATCACTTTCGAGCAGCGGGAGGGGGGCAGCATCTGCACGGTGGCCGCCTGACCCTCTTGGTGACACAGATACCTGTTGCAGCTGTTCCAAATTGATACATGGGCGACCGGATGTGGGGCATGTACGCATGGCATGGCATTTGCTCTTCTTGGATATTCACTAAAAAAACCAAGGAGACCAGCATGACCTATTCCATCCGTACCCTGCTCGGCGTGGCAGCCGCCGGCGCCGTCGCCCTCACTTCCCTGCTGACCTTGCCGCAGGCCTATGCGCACGGCAATGTCACGCCGCAAGGCGTCGACACCACGGGCTTGCCCAAGGTGGGCGACAAGTGGCTCGAACAAAACCCGTATCGGGGCAACAAGCTGGCCTTGACGGTCGGCACGTCGGCCTACAACCAGAATTGCGCGCGTTGCCACGGTATCGAAGCTATCTCGGGCGGCATCGCACCGGACTTGCGCCAGCTCGACCGCGATTGCTTCGGTATCAAGAATGAGACAAAGAAACAGGCTTGCTACAAGGAAACTGACAATTATTTCCTGGCGAGCATCCGTCACGGTAAAGTACGCAATGGCGCCGTGTACATGCCGCCGTTCGAAGGCGTCTTCAACCAGGAAGCCATGTGGGCCATCAAGACCTATCTGGAAACCCGCCGCGAGCCTAACTGAGCCGATTGACCACCAAGGAGTCCCATGCATTCATTCCAACTCCCGGGCGCGCGCGCGATGCTCTCGCTCGCCTGCCTGGCGCTATGCGCAGCCGCGCCAGCGCGCGCCGACTGGCAGAAAGTGCAGCAGTCGGGCAGCCTGAAAGTGGCGGTGTACAACGAGTTCGCGCCGTTTTCCGACAAGGGCACGGGCATCGATATCGACATTGCCGAAGCGCTGGCCAAAAAGCTGGGTTTGAAACTGAGCTTGCTGCCCTTTCCCGCCGGTGAAAACCTGAACGACGATTTGCGCAATATGGTGTGGAAGGGGCATTACCTCGGCTATGGTCCCGCCGATGTGATGCTGCATGTGCCGGTCGATAAAAAATTGATGGCCGATAACGATAAGGTCGAAATCTTTGCGCCGTATTATGTGGAAACCGTGCGCCTGGCGCACAGCGCGCAAGCCGTGCCGCAATTCGATGGCGTCGCTTCGCTGGCCGGCAAGCGTATCGGCGTGGAAAAGGTATCGATCGCCGCCATGCTGATGCTGGGCGAAGACAATGGCAAGTACCGCGACGACGTGCGCATCTTCGACACGGCCGCCGAAGCCTTGCAGCAATTGCAGGCAGGCAAGCTCGACGCCGTGCTGGCGAATCGTTCGGAAATCGAGTCGGTGCTGAAAAGCGATCCCGCTTTTCCCTTGAGCGAAGTGGCGTTCGCCCGCCTGCCGCGTGCCGGCTGGGCCGTGGGCCTGGCCGTCAGCCGCCAGCAGCTCGACGTGGGCAAGTTGCTGCAGGCAGCCATGAACGAGATGGCGGCCAGCGGTGAATTGAAAGCCATCTTTGAGAAATATGGGGTGAAGGAAGCGCGGCCGTAATAGGCCATGTTGAATGACAATAAAGCCCGCGCTTCGGAAGAGGCGCGGGCTTTTTCATGAGAACGCCTGAAAAATGTTCAGGGCAATGCAACGCCGCCATGGACTTTTTCTCAGGTGTTCTTAAAACGAGTATTGCGCGCTAGCGCCTAACAACCAATTGCGTCCCGGCGCCGCTTCATAGTAGCGCTTGTTGCTGTCGCCGACGATGACGGAGCCCACGTAGGTCTTGTCGAAAAGATTGTTCAGGCGGGCAAACTCCTTGAAGCGCCAATTCCCCACGTTTTGCTTGGCATTGACCCTGGCATTGAACACCGTGTAGCCGGGCGCCGGTTTTTCGATATTGCTGTCTTCCGCGTACACCTGATTGCTGGCCACGCTTTCCAGCGCCGCGCCGAAGCGGTCGAGCGTGTCTTTCCAGGCCAGTTCCGCAAACAGGTTGGCGCTGGGCGCGCCCGGCAAGCGGCTGCCTTCGCGCACATTGCCAAAGGCCTGGTCATATACGGCGTGCAGGCTGGTCAGCGCCACTTTTGTCGTGAAACCATACGGCAGGCTGGAGTCCAGGGACACTTCCATGCCCTGGCGCAAGGTCTTGCCCGCATTGCGGTAGCTGGTGCGCCCTCCGCTGGAACTGTCGACCACCAGCTCGTCGTTGGTCTTGATCTGGAACACAGCCGCGTTCACATGCGTGTTGTTGCCGATCCTGGCCTTGACACCCGCCTCCAGGTTGGTGCTGGTGGCCGGTTTCAGCTGGTAATTGAAGCCGCCGCCCGTGCCCGAGTAAAACAGTTCGTTCAAGGTGGGTGCTTCGAAGCCGCGCGCGGCGCTGGCGTACACGTTGACGTTCGGCGTCAGTTTATACAGCAGGCCCAGCACCGGAGTCGTGTGGCTGAATTCCAGGCTGCCGCTGTCGTTGCCATTGCTGAGGAAATGGTCGTTAACTTCCACTTTCATCTTGCTGTAGCGCACACCAGCGCTGAGCAGCCATGGCCCGCTTTGCCATTCCATCTGGAGATACGGATCGAGGCTGGAGACGACATCCTGCTCGTCGCGGCGCAGCTTGCCTTTTACGCCAAAGCTATTGCCAATGTAATTCTCATAGCCGGTGCGGTCATCGCTGGAGCGGCCGTAATCGATGCCGATGGTGGTGCTCAGCTTGCCGTCAGCCAATTGATTTACGTGCAGCCAGTTGGTATCGATGCCATAGAACTGGCGCTGGAAGTCGACCACACCGCCCGAATGGCTGGCCGGTGCCTGGAAGCCTTTGGTGAAAGCCTGGTACTGGATGACATCGCGGTTGCCGCCATACACCATCACATGCAGGCGGTCGTCGCCAAACGCTTGTTCATAGGTGGCGCCGATCTGCTGGTGGTCGATACTCTTGCGCGTGTTGTAGCGCTCGGCCAGGGTGCGTTTCGGGCTCTGTGTATCCGTCGTATCGATTTCGCCGGCGCGCGGGTCGCGGGCAAACGTGGCCCAGGTGGCGCCCAGCGGATCTTGCGTGTTGCCCTGGTGCAGGCTGTTGGCGACGATGGTCAGCTTGCTGTCCGCATTGGGCTTGACGGTGATCTTGCCGAACGCCTGTTCGCGCGTGGCGGCGCTGTGGTCGCGGAAGCCATCCGTGCGGAAGCGCGAACCGTCGAGCACGTAGCCGATGCCGCCTGCCTGGCCTTGCGCCGTCAGGTCCACCTTGCTGGTGCCGAAACTGCCGCCCGTTACATTTAGTTCGACGGACGGGGGATTCTGCCCATCCTTGGAAAACAGCTGGATCACGCCGCCAGAATGGTTGCCATAGATGGCAGAAAACGGTCCGCGCAGCACTTCGATGCGCTCGGCCGTATCGAGGTTGAAGGTAGCGGCCTGGCCCTGGCCATCGGGCATGCTGGCAGGAATGCCATCGCTGATCAGTTTGACGCCGCGCACGCCGAAGGCCGAGCGGGCGCCAAAGCCGCGCGACGAGATCTGCAAGTCTTGCGCGTAGTTCTGGCGGTTCTGCACAACCAGGCCCGGCACTGCGGCCAGCGCTTCCGATGCATTGACGCGGATTTGGCCATCCTGAATGCGGGCGCTGTCGACCACGTCGAGCGAGGCCGGCACTTCCTGGCTGGGGTGGGCGATGCGGCTGCCGCTGATGACCACCGTATCCATGAGTTGCCCGTTGGCCAGGTCAGCTGCCTCGGCGGCGAAAACGTGGGGGGCGAGGGTGGCGCTGCCGGCGACAAACAGGCTGGCAATGGTGTTCAAGCGGAAACGATGCTGCATGCGGGTTCTCCAATGTGAATAAAAGCCTGCTTGAGCGCGTGAGCGGCGCAGGTCTGCATAGTTGTATCAAGCAATATGCCTGCCATGTCTCCATTGGTGGGCTGAAATTATACGCGCGTCAGTGGCACGGCGTTTGCATGCAGCAATGTTCAGAGGCGCCGATGCCGCGCGCTTTTCCTGTGTTTTCCATTGAAAAGGTGATTATGCCCAACTTCTTCTCACGCTTGCGACAGGTCTGCTGGCTGCTGCCTGCGCTTGCCAGCAGCGCCCTCCAGGCCGCTCCTTTTGCCTATGTCCCCAATGAAAAATCGGGCACCTTGAGCGTGATCGACACGGCGACCGACCAGGTGGTGCACCAGATCGCGGCAGGCAAGCGGCCGCGCGGCATCGCCGCCGACCCGACCGGGCGGCAATTGTTTGTCACCGATGCCGCCAGCAGCGCCTTGTTGCTGATCGATAACGCGAGCGGCACGCCCGTGCGCACGGTGGCGCTGGGCAAGTCGCCCGAAGGCGTCAGCGCTTCGCAGGACGGTCGTTACGTGGCCGTGGCCGTCGAGGAAAACAACAGCGTGAGCTTGCTCGATGGTCAGACGGGCGTCTTGCTCGCCGATATCAAGGTGCAGGGACGCAATCCGGAACATGCCGTGTTTAGCCCGGACGGGCGCTGGCTGCTGGTCAGTGCGGAAGAGGCCGAGCAAGTCGATGTCATTGATGTGACGCAACGCCGCCAGGTGGCGTCCATCGCCGTGGGCTTGCGTCCGCGCGGCATTGGATTCAGTCCGGACTCGGGCCACGCCTATGTGGCGTGCGAACTGGTCAACGCCGTGTATGTGATCGACATGGCTGCGCGCAAGGCCGTCGCCACCATTCCAGCGGGCAAGAATGCCAACGGCATCGCCGTCCATCCCAGCGGCAAGCAGGTGTATGTCTCGAACGGCACGGACGGCACGGTGATGGTGATCGATACGGCCAGCAACAAGGTGACGGCCACCATTCCCGTCGGCAAACGTCCGTGGAATATGGCCATCACGCCCGATGGCAGCAAGCTGTACGTGGCCAATGGCCGCTCGAACAGCGTGTCCGTCATCGATACTGCCAGCGCGCGCAAAGTGGCCGATATTGCCGTGGGCGAATTGCCATGGGGCGTGGTGATACGGTAGTGGTACAGGCGCAGGTGTTCCAGTCTGGTACACCTGTTCCATTGTGCAGCGGCGCAGGGAGCGCGATGCGGGGTGGTGGCGAGGCTGGCACGGATTGGAACAGGGGCCGCGCCGCCTGTTCAAAACGCCAACACAGCCACGCCCACGGCTCAAGCCCGGGGCATGCGCTGAAAAGCGCGCCGGTATTGACGCCACGCCCTTGTAACAGGGGGAAAAGCGGCTAAGTTTGTAGTGGGATGGTGAGCTGGCACGGCATTTGCGGAAGACTCCGTGTACTCACCCCATCTGTACCAGGACGTTTGATTTTAATTAAGTAATTCCATTCTAATTAACCCGATAGAGGACGACATGAATCTCGCAGACATCAGCAAACTGGGCGTAGCCAATCCCTTCAAACAACGTTATGACAATTACATTGGCGGCCAGTTCGTTGCACCAGTAAAAGGTGAATACTTTCCTAACATCACACCCATCACGGGCTTGCCGTTTTGCGAAATCGCCCGTTCCACGGCGGAAGATGTCGAGCTGGCGCTGGACGCCGCGCATGCCGCCAAGGATGCCTGGGGCAAGACTTCACCCGCCGAGCGCGCCAATATCCTGAACCGCATCGCCGACCGCATCGAACAAAACCTGAGCCTGATCGCCACGGCGGAAACCATCGATAACGGCAAGCCGATCCGTGAAACGATGAATGCCGACATTCCGCTGGCCATCGACCATTTCCGTTACTTCGCCGGCTGCATCCGCGCGCAGGAAGGTTCCGTCGCGCAAATCGACGCGGAAACCTATGCCTATCACTACCATGAGCCGCTGGGTGTCGTGGGCCAGATCATCCCGTGGAATTTCCCGATTCTGATGGCCGTGTGGAAACTGGCGCCAGCCCTGGCCGCCGGCAATTGCGTGGTCCTCAAACCGGCCGAGCAAACCCCCGCCTCCATCATGGTGTTGATCGAACTGATCGGCGACTTGCTGCCACCGGGCGTGTTGAACATCATCAACGGTTTTGGCCTGGAAGCGGGCAAGCCGCTGGCGTCGAGCAAGCGCATCGCCAAGATCGCCTTTACGGGTGAAACGGGCACGGGCCGCTTGATCATGGGCTATGCCGCGCAAAACCTGATTCCCGTCACACTGGAGCTGGGCGGCAAGTCGCCGAACATCTTCTTTGAAGATGTGATGGATGCCGATGATGATTATTTCGATAAGTGCCTGGAAGGCTTCACCATGTTTGCGCTGAATCAAGGCGAGGTGTGCACCTGCCCATCGCGCGTGCTGATCCAGGAATCGATCTACGAGAAATTCATCGAACGGGCCTTGAAGCGCGTGGCCGCCATCAAGCAGGGCAACCCGCTCGACTCGTCCACCATGATCGGCGCCCAGGCGTCGCAGGAGCAGCTGGAGAAAATCCTGTCCTACCTCGACATCGGCCGCCAGGAAGGCGCCGAAGTGCTGGCCGGTGGTGAGCGCCATACGCAGGCAGGCGATCTGGAGGGCGGCTACTACGTGCGTCCGACGGTGTTCAAGGGCAACAACAAGATGCGCATCTTCCAGGAAGAGATCTTTGGACCAGTCGTGTCCGTGACCACCTTCAAGGATGAGGCCGAAGCGCTGGCGATTGCCAACGATACCTTGTACGGCCTGGGTGCCGGCTTGTGGACGCGTGACGGTTCGCGCGCCTTCCGCATGGGACGCGCCATCCAGGCGGGCCGCGTGTGGACCAATTGCTATCACCTGTATCCAGCCCACGCCGCGTTCGGCGGCTACAAGCAGTCGGGTATCGGCCGCGAAAACCACAAGATGATGCTCGACCACTACCAGCAAACGAAGAACTTGCTGGTGAGCTATAGCCCGAAAGCCCTGGGCTTCTTCTAAACCGGCAACAGGCGCCGCGCCCTTAGCCGGGGGCGGCGCGCAGAAAGGGATGCCATGAGTGCAGCAATTGCCCGGGTGGTCGCCACCGATGCGGCGCTGGAAATGATGGACAAGTTACGCCAGCGTCACGGCCCGCTGATGTTTTTCCAGTCGGGCGGCTGCTGCGACGGGAGTGCGCCCATGTGTTATGCGCTGGGCGAGTTCGATGTCAGCGATACCGATATCTATCTCGGCAACTTGAATGGCACACCGTTTTACATGGGACTCGAGCAATTCGAGTACTGGGAGCATACCCAGTTGATTATCGATGTGGTCGATGGCAATGGCGGCATGTTTTCACTCGACAACGGCACTGGCAAGCGCTTCCTGACGCGCTCGCGCCTGTTCACCGATGAAGAGTGCGCGCTATTGCATGCCCAGCCGCATGAGCACCGCAAGACCTGATACACACATACTAATAAAACAGAGGGAGATGATTGTGCAGAAAAAAATCATGGGGATCGTCGTCGGTTTGAGTGTCGCCTCGTTGGTCCAGGCGGCCGACGTGGGCAATGTCACCAATGCCATGCTCGACAACACGGCGAAGAATCCGGCCAGCGTCCTGTCGTTTGGCATGGGCACGCAGGGGCAGCGCTATTCGCCGTTGACGCAGATCAATGACAAGACCGTGGCCAAGCTGGTGCCGGCCTGGTCGTTCTCGTTTGGCGGCGAAAAACAGCGGGGCCAGGAATCGCAGCCGCTGATTCATAACGGCAAGATGTTCGTCACGGCATCGTATTCGCGCATCTTTGCCGTCGACTTGAAAACGGGCGCCAAGCTGTGGAAATATGAGCATCGCTTGCCGGACGGCATCATGCCCTGCTGCGACGTGGTCAACCGCGGTGCCGCCCTGTATGGCAACCTGGTGATTTTCGGCACGCTCGACGCCTACCTGGTGGCGCTGGACCAGAACACGGGCAAGATCGTCTGGAAGGAAAAGGTCGACGACTATGCGGCAGGGTACTCGATGACGGCCGCGCCGCTGATCGCCGAAGGCTTGCTGCTGACGGGCGTGTCGGGCGGGGAATTCGGTATCGTGGGGCGGGTCGAGGCGCGCAACCCCATGACGGGTGACCTCGTGTGGAGCCGTCCTACGGTCGAGGGCCATATGGGCCACCGCTACGACAAGGATGGCAAGGCGAGCGATAACGGCGTATCTGGCACGGTCAACAAAACCTGGCCGGGCGACCTGTGGAAAACGGGCGGCGCGTCCACCTGGATGGGCGGCACCTACGATCCGCAAACCAAGCTGGCCTATTTCGGCACCGGCAACCCGGCGCCATGGAACAGCCATTTGCGTCCCGGCGACAACCTGTATTCCTCATCCACCGTGGCGCTGGACGTCAAGACGGGCCAGATCAAATGGGCGTATCAAAACACGCCCAACGATGCCTGGGATTTCGATGGCGCCAACGAGTTCGTCACCTTCGACATGGATGGCAAGCGCTACGGCGGCAAGGCCGACCGCAACGGTTTCTTCTATGTCATCGATGCTACCAACGGCAAGCTGCAGAACGCCTTTCCGTTTGTGAAGAAAATCACCTGGGCCAGCAGCATCGACCTGAAAACGGGACGGCCGAACTACATCGCCGCCGGCCGCCCAGGCGATCCGACCAAGGGAGAAGAAGGCAAGAAAGGCACGACCGTGTTTGCCGCGCCTGCTTTCCTCGGTGCAAAAAACCAGATGCCGATGGCGTACTCGCCGCAAACCAAGCTGTTCTATGTGCCGGC
Protein-coding sequences here:
- a CDS encoding methanol/ethanol family PQQ-dependent dehydrogenase — translated: MGIVVGLSVASLVQAADVGNVTNAMLDNTAKNPASVLSFGMGTQGQRYSPLTQINDKTVAKLVPAWSFSFGGEKQRGQESQPLIHNGKMFVTASYSRIFAVDLKTGAKLWKYEHRLPDGIMPCCDVVNRGAALYGNLVIFGTLDAYLVALDQNTGKIVWKEKVDDYAAGYSMTAAPLIAEGLLLTGVSGGEFGIVGRVEARNPMTGDLVWSRPTVEGHMGHRYDKDGKASDNGVSGTVNKTWPGDLWKTGGASTWMGGTYDPQTKLAYFGTGNPAPWNSHLRPGDNLYSSSTVALDVKTGQIKWAYQNTPNDAWDFDGANEFVTFDMDGKRYGGKADRNGFFYVIDATNGKLQNAFPFVKKITWASSIDLKTGRPNYIAAGRPGDPTKGEEGKKGTTVFAAPAFLGAKNQMPMAYSPQTKLFYVPANEWGMDIWNEPISYKKGGAFLGAGFTIKPLFDDYIGAMRAIDPKTGKIVWEIKNNAPLWGGVMSTAGNLVFYGTPEGFLKAVDAKTGKELWKFQTGSGVVAPPVTWQDGDTQYVAVVSGWGGAVPLWGGEVAKKVNFLEQGGSVWVFKLASK
- a CDS encoding DUF779 domain-containing protein: MSAAIARVVATDAALEMMDKLRQRHGPLMFFQSGGCCDGSAPMCYALGEFDVSDTDIYLGNLNGTPFYMGLEQFEYWEHTQLIIDVVDGNGGMFSLDNGTGKRFLTRSRLFTDEECALLHAQPHEHRKT